One Sulfurospirillum tamanense DNA window includes the following coding sequences:
- a CDS encoding QcrA and Rieske domain-containing protein: protein MDPKRRLVNYSLLALAGTGGYFTAGTLFGSLEPPKKALLEAATLIDTTTLSPNTVSFFSWLKKPIFIYKHDASVPFDPKRDVAIGAYHYTIMVGICTHLGCVPKYEEEAKEFVCPCHQGYFDLRGYALRGPVSKPLEIPPFDAQGELLLIGQAGEAYMQLMEANG from the coding sequence ATGGACCCTAAGCGAAGACTGGTCAATTACTCACTGCTCGCCCTTGCAGGGACGGGAGGGTATTTTACCGCTGGAACGCTTTTTGGCTCACTTGAACCCCCAAAAAAAGCCCTTTTAGAAGCCGCGACGCTCATCGACACCACTACTTTGTCCCCAAACACCGTCTCTTTTTTTTCGTGGCTCAAAAAACCTATTTTTATTTACAAACACGATGCCTCCGTGCCTTTTGACCCCAAGCGCGATGTGGCCATTGGCGCTTACCACTACACCATCATGGTAGGCATTTGCACGCATCTTGGCTGTGTGCCAAAGTACGAAGAAGAAGCCAAAGAGTTCGTGTGCCCTTGCCATCAGGGTTATTTTGACTTGCGCGGCTACGCCTTAAGAGGGCCTGTTTCAAAGCCCTTAGAGATTCCCCCTTTTGATGCTCAAGGAGAACTATTGCTCATCGGTCAAGCGGGCGAAGCCTACATGCAACTTATGGAGGCAA
- a CDS encoding HD-GYP domain-containing protein: MRKRFTCNAMADLLTKGHSMEISVSQQLHMLLKLGNLISTKADLVEILTILGDTARDVVGAERCSIFVYDKNTHQLWTKMAHGVEKITVDADFGVVGKALLAKEVQIVVDAYKDFRFNASVDKQTGYVTKNIVAVPLLNHLGEPIGVFQALNKREGVFSNIDAELLILIGNYASVSLENAILHEKLRTSQAKIINKLTEAAEFKDNETSAHTKRVGLYSEIVAQTLGLDETFSKLIRLTAPMHDIGKIGISDAIIKKTGALTPEEFALVKTHAMIGYNLLKDPEDEVLTMAANIARDHHEKIAGGGYPDGKKGEEISLEGRIVAIADVFDALTSQRPYKQPWSLERSLEYIKQRKGTQFDPDVADAFFKKEEEIIQIRLHLED, encoded by the coding sequence ATGAGAAAACGGTTTACATGTAATGCAATGGCGGATTTATTAACAAAGGGACACTCCATGGAAATTTCCGTTTCCCAGCAACTTCATATGCTACTCAAACTTGGTAACCTTATTAGCACCAAGGCTGATTTGGTGGAGATTTTGACCATTTTGGGTGACACGGCTAGAGATGTGGTGGGAGCGGAGCGTTGTTCTATTTTCGTGTATGACAAAAACACACATCAGCTTTGGACAAAAATGGCCCACGGGGTTGAAAAAATCACTGTAGATGCAGATTTTGGTGTGGTGGGAAAGGCACTGCTCGCCAAGGAAGTGCAAATTGTTGTGGATGCGTACAAGGATTTTCGCTTTAATGCTAGTGTTGACAAACAAACGGGATACGTTACCAAGAATATCGTAGCTGTTCCTTTGCTTAATCATCTAGGAGAGCCCATTGGGGTATTTCAGGCTCTCAATAAGCGTGAAGGCGTTTTTAGTAACATTGATGCGGAACTGCTTATTTTGATTGGAAACTACGCCAGTGTTTCTTTAGAAAATGCCATTTTGCATGAAAAACTTCGCACGAGTCAAGCAAAAATCATCAATAAACTTACTGAAGCGGCAGAATTCAAAGATAATGAAACCTCAGCTCACACCAAAAGGGTCGGCCTTTATAGTGAGATTGTAGCTCAAACACTGGGATTAGATGAAACTTTTTCCAAGCTTATCCGTCTTACGGCACCCATGCATGACATCGGTAAAATAGGTATTTCTGATGCGATTATCAAAAAAACAGGCGCCCTTACTCCCGAAGAGTTTGCTCTTGTAAAAACCCATGCTATGATTGGCTACAATTTACTGAAAGACCCAGAAGACGAAGTGCTTACTATGGCGGCAAATATCGCCAGAGACCATCACGAAAAAATAGCAGGCGGTGGCTACCCTGATGGCAAAAAAGGGGAAGAGATTTCGCTAGAGGGTCGCATTGTGGCTATTGCAGATGTGTTTGATGCCCTTACTTCACAACGTCCTTATAAGCAGCCGTGGAGCTTGGAACGCTCCTTGGAATACATTAAACAACGCAAAGGGACGCAGTTTGACCCTGATGTCGCGGATGCTTTTTTTAAAAAAGAAGAAGAGATAATCCAAATCCGCTTGCACCTAGAAGACTAG
- the mmuM gene encoding homocysteine S-methyltransferase, with translation MNPFLPFLDQQRACVIDGGFGSELAHRGHDLSDPLWSAALLLHTPKAIASVHRDYLEAGADVIITASYQASLEGFMARGLNAKEAGELIQSSVFLAKRTRDAFWETCTESKRLKPLVAASIGPYGAYLADGSEYRGGYGVSDETLRHFHRERMRLLVGAGPDILAIETIPSLQEAKVIVEVLQDFPHMGAWVSFSAKDGAHTCSGERIQACAQWLDSKPQVLAIGINCTAPEHISALTQTLKESTTKPIILYPNSGAQYDALSKTWQGPASSHAHLARSWHALGARLIGGCCQTTPKDIAELSAWTRD, from the coding sequence ATGAACCCTTTTCTTCCCTTTTTAGACCAGCAACGCGCGTGTGTCATCGACGGTGGTTTTGGCTCGGAACTCGCCCACCGTGGCCATGACCTTAGCGACCCCTTGTGGTCGGCAGCCTTGTTGCTTCACACCCCAAAAGCCATCGCAAGCGTACACCGTGACTACCTTGAAGCGGGAGCCGATGTCATCATCACCGCCAGTTACCAAGCTAGCCTTGAAGGATTTATGGCGCGTGGATTAAACGCTAAAGAGGCGGGAGAGCTCATCCAATCTTCCGTGTTTTTAGCCAAACGCACCCGCGATGCGTTTTGGGAAACGTGCACTGAATCAAAACGCCTCAAACCTCTCGTGGCCGCGTCTATCGGGCCTTATGGGGCCTATTTGGCCGATGGGTCAGAATACCGTGGGGGTTATGGGGTAAGCGATGAAACCTTGCGCCATTTTCACCGTGAACGGATGCGCCTTTTAGTGGGAGCAGGACCCGATATTTTGGCTATCGAAACCATCCCTAGCCTCCAAGAAGCCAAGGTTATTGTGGAGGTTTTGCAAGACTTCCCCCACATGGGCGCATGGGTAAGTTTTAGCGCGAAAGATGGGGCACATACATGTAGCGGTGAGCGCATCCAAGCGTGCGCCCAGTGGCTAGACTCAAAACCCCAAGTACTCGCCATTGGCATCAACTGCACCGCACCCGAACACATCAGCGCACTCACCCAAACGCTCAAAGAGAGCACCACTAAACCCATCATCCTCTACCCAAACAGTGGGGCACAGTACGACGCACTGAGCAAAACATGGCAAGGACCCGCCTCTTCCCATGCCCATTTGGCACGCTCATGGCACGCTCTGGGTGCTCGCCTCATCGGCGGATGTTGCCAAACCACCCCTAAAGACATCGCCGAACTTAGCGCTTGGACACGCGACTAG
- a CDS encoding DUF3047 domain-containing protein: MKQVFIALSLFFSSLHATIFLDERFESLERWEHIAFEKIPRQSTYALSSDGLLLSSDNSASALRLNKTYDAQMFPLIEMRWKATQCDIQGSPQHKEGDDYPLRLYVAWEYDPNEATFSEKVLYNLLKLFYGTYPPKAALTYVISPYPIEAKSFVSPYTDKVHIVPLADCQSSLNSWNSHRINILKDYETFFGAPPRGKVTLGIMADSDNTQGKSEGVISSIIVRSHFSIK, from the coding sequence ATGAAACAGGTTTTTATTGCTTTAAGTCTATTTTTTTCATCCCTTCATGCTACGATTTTTTTAGATGAGCGCTTTGAATCTCTTGAGCGATGGGAACACATTGCTTTTGAAAAAATCCCTCGCCAATCCACTTATGCCCTCTCAAGTGATGGCCTTTTACTCTCTTCAGACAATTCTGCTTCCGCGCTACGCCTCAACAAAACTTATGATGCCCAAATGTTTCCACTCATAGAAATGCGGTGGAAAGCTACCCAATGCGACATCCAAGGCAGCCCCCAACACAAAGAGGGTGACGACTACCCGCTCCGTCTTTATGTAGCATGGGAGTACGACCCAAACGAAGCCACTTTTAGCGAAAAGGTGCTCTACAATCTTCTTAAACTTTTTTATGGTACTTACCCACCAAAAGCAGCCTTAACTTATGTCATCAGCCCTTATCCCATTGAAGCAAAAAGTTTTGTCAGTCCCTATACAGATAAGGTGCATATCGTTCCTTTAGCAGATTGCCAGAGCAGTTTAAACAGCTGGAATTCTCACCGTATTAACATCCTTAAAGATTATGAAACTTTTTTTGGTGCGCCGCCACGCGGCAAGGTGACACTAGGAATTATGGCAGATTCTGACAACACCCAAGGAAAAAGTGAAGGGGTTATTTCATCCATTATCGTACGTTCTCACTTTTCTATAAAATAA
- a CDS encoding GNAT family N-acetyltransferase, translated as MTISPMTSEDFQLFWPEFEAIISAQETYAYDPNMTYAEAYALWCESPQRCFVAKEGEEVLGTYYLKPNGMGPSSHVCNCGYMVSMHARGKGVARALCEHSQEVGRVLGYHAMQFNAVVSANAVAVALWQTLGFAIVGTIPKGYKHGKLGYVNTYVMYKEL; from the coding sequence ATGACCATCTCTCCCATGACTTCCGAAGATTTTCAACTCTTTTGGCCAGAATTTGAAGCCATTATTAGCGCCCAAGAAACGTACGCTTACGACCCAAACATGACTTACGCGGAGGCGTACGCGTTGTGGTGTGAAAGCCCACAACGGTGCTTTGTGGCCAAAGAAGGCGAAGAGGTGCTGGGGACATACTATCTCAAGCCCAACGGCATGGGCCCAAGTAGCCATGTGTGTAATTGTGGCTACATGGTAAGCATGCACGCTAGAGGCAAAGGTGTGGCGCGGGCGTTGTGCGAACACTCCCAAGAAGTAGGCCGAGTTTTGGGCTACCACGCCATGCAGTTTAATGCGGTGGTTTCGGCCAACGCCGTGGCTGTAGCCTTGTGGCAAACATTGGGTTTTGCTATTGTGGGCACCATTCCCAAAGGCTACAAACACGGAAAGCTCGGGTATGTCAATACCTACGTGATGTACAAGGAGCTTTAG
- the ald gene encoding alanine dehydrogenase, whose product MVIGLVKEIKVHEYRVGLTPENVATYVAHGHTLIVEKGAGEGAGFEDDAYEAAGARIETDKHALFDASDMIVKVKEPLPGEYDYFKKGQILFTYLHLAADPAQAKALMEKGVSAVAYETITDRNGHLPCLTPMSEIAGRLAVQEGAKYLEKPFGGRGVLLGGVPGVKRGNVLIIGGGVVGMNACKMAVGLGANVTVMDIAAPRLGYYDDIFGSKVTTLYSNRSNLVDALKEADLVIGAVLLPGASAPKLVKTEDLKVMKKGAVIVDVAIDQGGCFESSKVTYHDAPTYTQEGIVHYCVGNMPGAVSLTSTMALTSTTLGYGLSIADKGLEAALKADAGLLNGLNCHQGNCTNEAVAKSLGLVFTPASF is encoded by the coding sequence ATGGTTATCGGTCTAGTCAAAGAAATCAAAGTTCACGAATACCGCGTTGGGCTTACGCCTGAAAATGTTGCTACCTATGTAGCCCACGGCCATACGCTCATCGTCGAAAAGGGTGCGGGAGAGGGGGCTGGGTTTGAAGATGATGCTTATGAAGCCGCGGGTGCGCGCATCGAAACGGACAAACACGCCCTATTTGATGCCTCGGATATGATTGTCAAAGTCAAAGAACCGTTGCCTGGGGAGTACGATTACTTTAAAAAAGGCCAAATTCTTTTCACTTACTTGCACCTTGCGGCCGACCCTGCCCAAGCCAAAGCACTCATGGAAAAAGGGGTTAGTGCCGTAGCGTACGAGACCATCACCGACCGCAATGGCCATTTGCCATGCCTCACGCCCATGAGTGAAATCGCAGGGCGTTTAGCCGTGCAAGAAGGAGCCAAATACCTCGAAAAACCCTTCGGCGGACGCGGTGTGTTGTTAGGTGGTGTACCGGGTGTAAAACGGGGCAATGTGCTCATCATCGGTGGTGGCGTTGTGGGCATGAATGCGTGCAAGATGGCCGTGGGACTGGGTGCAAACGTGACGGTCATGGACATTGCCGCGCCGCGCCTTGGGTATTATGATGATATTTTTGGCTCCAAAGTCACGACGCTTTACTCCAATCGTAGCAACCTTGTAGACGCGCTTAAAGAAGCGGATTTGGTCATCGGCGCGGTGCTGTTGCCTGGAGCGAGTGCGCCTAAGCTTGTCAAAACTGAGGATTTAAAAGTCATGAAAAAAGGCGCGGTCATCGTAGATGTCGCTATCGACCAAGGGGGATGTTTTGAATCCTCCAAAGTCACCTACCACGACGCACCCACGTACACCCAAGAAGGCATCGTGCACTACTGCGTGGGCAACATGCCTGGCGCCGTGTCGCTCACCTCAACCATGGCACTCACCTCAACCACCCTTGGATACGGCCTCTCCATCGCCGACAAAGGACTAGAAGCCGCCCTCAAAGCGGACGCTGGACTTCTCAACGGTCTTAATTGCCACCAAGGCAACTGTACCAACGAAGCTGTGGCTAAAAGCCTCGGACTCGTCTTTACACCCGCGAGCTTTTAA
- a CDS encoding NAD(P)/FAD-dependent oxidoreductase, whose product MQHSLVIIGGGYAGTTLVFQLARTPNLRITLIDASPVHLVQAKLHRYLAGDLPFEEVAYDLGRFCTKYGADFVQERVTHVDPLTKHVYTENETFSYDTLVVATGCTSFFPKQIENIHAHTIDVKLPSHLQEAKKRTEALFEDKEHEHTIAIIGGGLSGAEIALELAQKAKRFPHVHIALVEQKPTPLPGMDAHLTKAALKACETLRIKRYHGAFVTAVNDRILRLSDEREVPFSLALFVIGVSPTLPTFTPALPLTPHGLVETDAHYRVRGLESIFALGDIVCSYDANGNQNLPTAQVAKQQAKHVAKTLKALLAKRALPRPKPVINKGVLVDLGGKNAAGLSFGVPLWGKPAYLVKRLVCRLHTRIF is encoded by the coding sequence ATGCAACACTCTCTTGTTATTATCGGAGGCGGCTACGCGGGAACCACCCTTGTGTTTCAGCTTGCACGTACTCCCAACCTTCGCATTACACTCATCGATGCATCCCCTGTACACCTTGTCCAAGCCAAGCTCCACCGCTACTTGGCGGGCGATTTGCCTTTCGAGGAAGTAGCCTACGATTTGGGACGTTTTTGCACCAAATACGGGGCGGACTTTGTGCAAGAGCGCGTCACGCATGTAGACCCTCTCACCAAACACGTCTACACCGAAAACGAAACCTTCTCTTATGACACCTTGGTGGTTGCCACAGGATGTACCTCGTTTTTCCCTAAACAAATCGAAAATATCCACGCTCACACCATCGACGTCAAGCTTCCAAGCCACTTACAAGAAGCCAAAAAACGCACCGAAGCACTTTTTGAAGATAAAGAGCACGAGCACACTATCGCCATCATTGGCGGCGGACTTAGCGGGGCAGAAATTGCCCTAGAGTTGGCCCAAAAAGCCAAACGCTTTCCCCATGTGCACATCGCGTTGGTGGAGCAAAAACCCACCCCACTTCCAGGCATGGACGCTCACCTCACCAAAGCCGCTCTGAAAGCTTGTGAAACCTTGCGCATCAAACGCTACCATGGTGCTTTTGTTACCGCAGTCAATGATAGGATTCTTCGATTAAGCGATGAGCGCGAAGTGCCCTTTTCTCTAGCTCTTTTTGTCATTGGTGTGAGCCCAACTCTTCCAACTTTCACACCCGCTCTACCTCTTACACCCCATGGGCTTGTGGAAACGGATGCTCACTACCGCGTGCGTGGGCTTGAAAGTATCTTTGCCCTTGGCGACATCGTGTGTTCGTACGATGCTAACGGCAACCAAAACCTGCCCACGGCCCAAGTGGCCAAACAGCAAGCCAAACACGTTGCCAAAACTCTCAAAGCCCTTTTGGCCAAACGTGCCTTACCGCGCCCAAAACCCGTCATCAATAAGGGGGTTTTAGTGGATCTTGGAGGAAAAAATGCCGCGGGACTCTCTTTTGGAGTGCCTCTTTGGGGAAAACCCGCTTACCTCGTCAAACGCCTTGTGTGTCGCTTGCACACGCGTATCTTTTAA
- a CDS encoding cupin domain-containing protein, translated as MEEEFSVGKTVKTLRLAQSMSAKDLATQAGISYGMLSQLENGSTQGSVETLRRIAKVLDVTLAQLFADEESPLASGDESALIVRKNARKTISFPDPLYSCQLLTPNLQGNIEFVLVTLQPGRITEEILPHTRGGEECDYVLEGVIEVTLGEKAFTLYAGDCIRFDPSMPHKIENKGDHVATYISAITPPSF; from the coding sequence ATGGAAGAAGAGTTTAGCGTAGGTAAAACCGTCAAAACGTTGCGCTTGGCGCAAAGTATGAGCGCCAAAGACCTTGCTACGCAAGCTGGCATTTCCTATGGGATGCTCTCTCAGCTTGAAAACGGCTCCACGCAAGGTTCGGTAGAAACCTTGCGCCGCATTGCCAAGGTGTTAGATGTGACCCTTGCCCAACTCTTTGCCGATGAAGAAAGTCCCTTGGCCTCTGGTGACGAATCTGCCCTCATTGTGCGTAAAAACGCCCGCAAAACCATCTCCTTTCCTGACCCGCTTTACTCCTGTCAACTGCTTACACCTAATCTGCAAGGGAACATCGAATTTGTTTTGGTGACTTTGCAGCCGGGCCGCATCACCGAAGAAATCTTGCCCCACACCCGCGGGGGCGAAGAGTGCGATTATGTGCTTGAGGGGGTCATTGAAGTGACCCTTGGAGAGAAGGCCTTTACGCTGTATGCGGGGGATTGTATCCGTTTTGACCCTTCCATGCCCCATAAAATCGAAAACAAAGGCGACCACGTAGCGACGTACATCAGTGCTATCACGCCGCCCTCTTTTTAG
- a CDS encoding EAL domain-containing protein encodes MEQQRMLEARIQELSCELELTRKKLLSQFYIDTLTSLPNLYKLRYDLEEMNDFTLIVVDIDNFKLLNDFYGFIVGDFVLESFATTLKDEFKDAKVYRIAGDEFAILKHEKMNFYALREYLGILIQRFSHLCYQYAQTEIFVDCTFSSCVSYEQDDIFSKVNMALKYAKEKRLKFWIYEDMMQLSKEYEANLKYATKIRKAIVESSGIVPYFQPIIDNKTGKIVKFETLSRLVDKEGIIHSPNNFIPVAKTIKVYDKITTTIIEKSFEIFTKDPFDFSVNLSFEDIINPHISEFIITKLKDSALGERVTFELLESDQVHDFAEVVRFFNEIRRHGAKVAIDDFGSGFSNFSYIIKLNPDFIKIDGSLIKNIDVDKNAQMIVETIVDFSKKLGIQTVAEFVHSSTVLSAVKTLGIDFSQGYFIDRPSPQVSS; translated from the coding sequence GTGGAGCAACAGCGTATGCTTGAAGCACGCATTCAGGAACTTTCTTGCGAACTTGAACTCACCCGAAAAAAACTCTTAAGCCAATTTTACATTGACACGCTCACCTCTCTTCCCAACCTTTATAAACTTCGCTATGACCTTGAGGAAATGAACGACTTTACCCTCATCGTTGTAGACATTGACAACTTCAAACTTTTAAATGATTTTTACGGATTTATCGTCGGTGATTTTGTTCTAGAATCTTTTGCCACAACCCTTAAAGATGAATTTAAAGACGCCAAAGTCTACCGTATCGCTGGTGATGAGTTTGCCATTTTAAAACATGAAAAGATGAACTTTTATGCTCTAAGGGAGTATTTAGGCATCTTAATCCAACGCTTTTCACACCTGTGCTACCAATACGCTCAAACAGAAATTTTTGTGGATTGTACTTTTTCTTCGTGCGTGAGCTACGAACAAGACGACATCTTCTCAAAAGTCAACATGGCACTCAAATACGCCAAAGAAAAACGCTTAAAATTTTGGATTTACGAAGACATGATGCAACTCTCCAAGGAGTATGAAGCCAATTTAAAATACGCCACCAAAATCCGAAAAGCTATCGTCGAATCTTCAGGTATTGTGCCCTACTTCCAGCCCATTATAGACAACAAAACAGGAAAAATCGTCAAGTTTGAAACCCTCTCGCGTTTGGTCGACAAAGAAGGCATCATTCACTCGCCCAACAATTTCATCCCTGTAGCCAAAACCATCAAGGTGTACGACAAAATCACCACCACCATCATCGAAAAAAGCTTTGAAATCTTTACCAAAGACCCTTTTGATTTTAGCGTCAACCTCTCCTTTGAAGACATCATTAACCCGCACATTTCCGAGTTCATCATCACAAAACTCAAAGACTCAGCCTTGGGAGAGCGAGTCACGTTTGAGCTCCTTGAATCTGACCAAGTGCATGATTTTGCCGAAGTGGTGCGCTTTTTTAATGAAATCAGACGCCACGGCGCCAAGGTTGCCATCGACGATTTTGGCAGTGGATTTTCCAACTTCTCCTACATCATCAAACTCAACCCCGACTTCATCAAAATCGACGGTAGCCTCATTAAAAACATTGATGTGGATAAAAACGCGCAAATGATTGTGGAAACGATTGTGGATTTTTCTAAAAAACTTGGCATTCAAACCGTGGCAGAATTTGTCCACTCCAGCACGGTACTCTCGGCGGTAAAAACTTTAGGCATTGACTTTTCACAAGGCTATTTTATCGACCGACCTTCCCCTCAAGTCTCATCCTAA